In Microplitis demolitor isolate Queensland-Clemson2020A chromosome 9, iyMicDemo2.1a, whole genome shotgun sequence, one genomic interval encodes:
- the LOC103575371 gene encoding cytosolic carboxypeptidase Nna1, translating into MDLLSSQVQLLQAALFPVHPIPGGLISSECIQDRFGIIRRDLDSVLPITTSVYKYREVDVQLTDVVAQEPRWPTECKVIAERIRHIDYIPPIPEPYYIPTNREPKPKPVSDEFGTVIFNYCPTSVTNYFSRSCIGGTSIDSVSSYLVDIDDHNDLQFESRFESGNLGKVIKITDTYYQLYLRKDLYTQRHMQWFYFRISNTRSRTIYRLSIVNLCKEDSLYNEGLKPLLYSLKDANLHSVGWRRCGENISYYKNDSSDEEREKHTLTFNITFPHDQDTVYLAHCYPYTYSDLQEYLSKLSSDPVKIKFTKLRLLCRTLAGNCVHYLTITAPNNNDEGKKKKGIVITARVHPGETPSSWMMKGIIDFLTGESNQARELRERFIFKLVPMLNPDGVIVGNNRCSLSGKDLNRQYRTVMRESYPSVWHTKLMIRRLMEECGIAMYCDLHAHSRKHNIFIYGCESKRANCYGKLAEQIFPLMLHKNAADKFSFENCKFYIEKGKEGTSRVVVWLMGIQNSYTMEASMGGSKLGSRSGTHFSAQDYEQIGKAFCETLIDFSDDDPMKEKLRNKILLRLIKEGSSADEPTNINLTDYSSDEGDDSESSEEEKNRRALDLPSTDPGSDMCCDLIEDEFTTQETQVRKESTVTITTELTTKKLNDDFPIRGNPSPFLDDLLDDKSVKLRLRSPRPRSIRHLSPVLRNNDIQMKLTSLRQQIWATGVLMNQDVDNLFEKNTIDSELSEFALANNESEAVLNDRADEKKSSDKKKSKRDKTENFNSAENLAPKKNDSLDGLKLFGIAKLPKAQKMNNKQDSRNKFRKTGLVASAAVHVAKVKSKSSEISSDLGGKNSSSSSDEILVPISTATRPRTNRKKINERRKLHAFSANVLLISSSKNRDK; encoded by the exons gTTATAGCTGAACGAATACGACATATTGATTACATTCCACCAATACCAGAGCCGTATTATATACCAACAAATCGTGAACCTAAACCTAAACCAGTTAGTGATGAATTTGGTactgttatatttaattattgtccgACGAGTGTTACTAATTAT TTTAGTAGATCTTGTATCGGTGGTACGTCAATCGATTCAGTATCGTCATATTTAGTTGACATCGATGACCATAATGATTTACAATTCGAATCACGTTTCGAGTCTGGTAATCTaggaaaagttattaaaataactgatACTTATTACCAGTTATATTTACGCAAAGATCTCTACACTCAACGTCACATGCAGTGGTTTTACTTTAGAATTTCTAATACTCGCAGCCGTACGATATATCGACTGTCGATAGTTAATCTATGCAAAGAAGACAGCCTTTACAATGAAGGACTCAAACCGTTGCTGTATTCTCTTAAAGACGCAAATCTTCATTCCGTAGGATGGCGGCGCTGCGGCGAAAATATAAGTTACTACAAAAACGACTCGTC GGATGAAGAACGCGAAAAACACACATTAACTTTCAATATAACCTTTCCACATGACCAGGACACAGTTTATTTAGCACATTGTTATCCATACACGTACAGCGATTTGCAAGAGTATTTGTCAAAATTATCTAGCGACCCTGTTAAAATAAAGTTCACAAAACTACGGCTACTTTGTCGTACACTAGCGGGTAATTGTGTTCATTACTTGACAATAACAGCAccgaataataatgatgaggGTAAAAAGAAGAAGGGTATTGTTATAACGGCACGTGTACATCCTGGTGAGACTCCTTCAAGTTGGATGATGAAAggaataattgattttttgacTGGCGAATCAAATCAGGCACGA GAACTGAGAGAGAGATTTATCTTCAAATTAGTGCCGATGCTAAATCCAGATGGCGTAATTGTCGGCAATAATAGATGCTCTCTAAGTGGAAAAGACTTGAATCGTCAGTACCGTACAGTAATGCGGGAAAGTTATCCATCTGTTTGGCACACGAAGCTGATGATTCGCCGTCTGATGGAAGAGTGTGGGATCGCGATGTACTGCGACTTGCATGCGCACTCGCGAAagcacaatatttttatatacggATGTGAGAGCAAACGTGCTAATTGCTATGGGAAATTGGCTGAACAAATTTTCCCACTTATGTTACACAAAAATGCTgcagataaattttcattcgagaattgtaaattttatattgaaaaggGCAAAGAGGGCACTAGTCGCGTTGTCGTTTGGCTGATGGGCATTCAGAACAGCTACACAATGGAGGCTTCTATGGGTGGATCGAAATTAGGTTCGCGCAGCGGAACCCATTTTTCGGCTCAAGATTATGAACAAATTGGAAAGGCCTTTTGCGAAACTCTTATTGACTTTTCGGATGACGATCCTATGAAG gaaaaattgcgtaataaaatattattacggCTGATCAAAGAAGGATCAAGTGCCGACGAGCCGACGAATATAAATCTTACAGACTACTCGAG cgaCGAGGGGGACGACAGCGAGAGTtcagaagaagaaaaa AATCGTCGGGCATTGGATTTACCATCAACCGATCCCGGGAGTGATATGTGCTGCGATTTAATTGAGGACGAGTTTACTACCCAGGAAACTCAAGTACGGAAAGAATCCACAGTTACTATCACGACAGAGCTtactactaaaaaattaaatgatgatTTTCCAATACGAGGAAATCCATCACCATTTCTTGATGATTTACTTGATGACAAATCAGTTAAATTGCGATTACGAAGCCCCCGGCCTAG ATCGATACGACATCTATCGCCCGTATTACGAAATAATGACATACAGATGAAACTGACGTCTTTGAGGCAGCAAATATGGGCGACAGGTGTCTTGATGAATCAAGatgttgataatttatttgaaaagaaTACAATTGATAGTGAGCTGTCTGAATTTGCGTTGGCCAATAATGAGAGCGAAGCTGTactcaa CGATAGagcagatgaaaaaaaatctagtgaTAAAAAGAAATCTAAACGTGATaagactgaaaattttaattctgctGAAAATTTAGcgcctaaaaaaaatgattcattggatggattaaaattatttggaataGCTAAATTACCCAAAGcacaaaaaatgaataataagcAAGACTCACGGAATAAATTTCGTAAGACTGGATTAGTTGCAAGTGCGGCTGTTCATGTAGCGAAGGTTAAAAGCAAATCGTCAGAAATTTCATCTGATTTAGGAGGTAAAAATTCAAGTTCAAGTTCTGATGAAATTTTGGTTCCGATTTCGACTGCCACGAGGCCAAGAACAaaccgtaaaaaaataaatgaaagacGGAAACTTCACGCTTTTAGTGCAAATGTtttgttaattagttcaaGTAAAAATCGTGATAAATAA